One Sphaerisporangium krabiense DNA segment encodes these proteins:
- the atpB gene encoding F0F1 ATP synthase subunit A, translated as MSATLTPLASDEFHAPGLGLFDWPPIVDGQAWFNKPALYALIAVLVVVVFSFFAFSRPKLVPRGVQNVGELAYEFVRDQIARPNLGKNSDRWMPLLFSLFLFVWIMNLFGSVIFIQFPVMSRIGYPAILSIGIWLLVMYLGIKHQGPIGFFKNVMFPPGLPGWIYVLVAPIELVSTFFLRHITHAVRLFATMMAGHLIVALFSEVGWHFLFVKLTPLGAPLGVLGVLMTILLTAFELFIQALQAYVFALLAAMYINDALHAAH; from the coding sequence GTGAGCGCCACGCTGACGCCTCTCGCCTCCGATGAGTTCCATGCTCCGGGGTTGGGCCTTTTCGACTGGCCGCCGATCGTCGACGGTCAGGCCTGGTTCAACAAGCCCGCGCTCTACGCGCTGATCGCCGTGCTCGTGGTCGTGGTCTTCTCCTTCTTCGCCTTCTCCCGGCCGAAGCTCGTGCCGCGCGGCGTGCAGAACGTCGGCGAACTCGCCTACGAGTTCGTCCGCGACCAGATCGCCAGGCCGAACCTGGGCAAGAACAGCGACCGGTGGATGCCGCTGCTGTTCAGCCTGTTCCTGTTCGTGTGGATCATGAACCTGTTCGGCTCGGTCATCTTCATCCAGTTCCCGGTCATGTCGCGCATCGGCTATCCGGCGATCCTGTCCATCGGCATCTGGCTGCTGGTGATGTACCTGGGCATCAAGCACCAGGGCCCCATCGGCTTCTTCAAGAACGTGATGTTCCCCCCGGGCCTCCCCGGCTGGATCTACGTCCTGGTCGCCCCGATCGAGCTGGTCTCGACGTTCTTCCTGCGCCACATCACCCACGCGGTGCGACTCTTCGCCACCATGATGGCCGGGCACCTGATCGTGGCCCTGTTCTCCGAGGTCGGCTGGCACTTCCTGTTCGTCAAGCTGACGCCGCTCGGCGCCCCGCTCGGCGTGCTCGGGGTTCTCATGACGATCCTGCTCACCGCCTTCGAGCTCTTCATCCAGGCGCTGCAGGCCTACGTCTTCGCGCTGCTGGCGGCGATGTACATCAACGACGCGCTCCACGCCGCGCACTGA
- a CDS encoding serine hydroxymethyltransferase, translated as MAAKGPGHEPRRPGGGPECAGDVFYGADFAELWQEDPEVARILLDEVERLRGGLQLIASENFTSPAVMAALGSTLTNKYAEGYPGRRYYGGCEVVDRAERLAVDRAKDLFGADHANVQPHSGASANLAAYAALLRPGDTMLAMALSHGGHLTHGSKVNFSGRWFDVVAYGVRRDTETIDYDEVRDLALRHRPKLIVCGATAYPRLIDFAVFRGVADEVGAWLLADVAHTIGLVAGGVVPSPVPHADVVTFTTHKALRGPRGGAILCTEELASRVDRAVFPFTQGGPLMHAIAAKAVAFGEAARPEFRAYAGRVVANARALAGALEEEGMRPVSGGTDTHLALVDLRPLGVTGADAERACARAKITLNRNAIPYDPLPPAVTSGVRLGTPCVTTQGMGVTEMKEIASMVAHAVGDPGAITSVAERVTRLTRSHPAYPRG; from the coding sequence ATGGCGGCGAAAGGACCCGGCCACGAACCACGCCGGCCCGGCGGCGGGCCCGAGTGCGCCGGGGACGTCTTCTACGGCGCCGACTTCGCGGAGCTGTGGCAGGAGGATCCCGAGGTCGCGCGCATCCTGCTGGACGAGGTCGAGCGGCTCAGGGGCGGCCTGCAGCTCATCGCCAGCGAGAACTTCACCTCACCCGCGGTGATGGCTGCGCTCGGCTCCACGCTGACCAACAAGTACGCCGAGGGCTATCCGGGCAGGCGCTACTACGGCGGCTGCGAGGTCGTGGACCGGGCGGAGCGGCTGGCCGTCGACCGGGCGAAGGACCTGTTCGGCGCCGACCACGCCAACGTGCAGCCCCATTCGGGCGCGTCCGCCAACCTCGCCGCGTACGCCGCGCTGCTGCGGCCGGGCGACACGATGCTGGCCATGGCGCTGTCCCACGGCGGTCACCTGACGCACGGCTCGAAGGTCAACTTCTCGGGCCGCTGGTTCGACGTGGTGGCGTACGGCGTGCGGCGCGACACCGAGACGATCGACTACGACGAGGTGCGCGACCTGGCGCTGCGCCACCGGCCCAAGCTGATCGTCTGCGGGGCCACCGCCTACCCCAGGCTGATCGACTTCGCGGTGTTCCGCGGCGTCGCCGACGAGGTGGGGGCGTGGCTGCTCGCGGACGTCGCGCACACGATCGGCCTGGTGGCGGGCGGCGTGGTGCCCTCACCGGTCCCGCACGCCGACGTCGTGACGTTCACCACGCACAAGGCGCTGCGGGGGCCGCGGGGCGGGGCGATCCTGTGCACCGAGGAGCTGGCCTCCCGCGTCGACCGCGCGGTGTTCCCGTTCACCCAGGGAGGGCCGCTGATGCACGCGATCGCGGCGAAGGCCGTGGCCTTCGGCGAGGCCGCCCGGCCGGAGTTCCGCGCGTACGCCGGGCGGGTGGTCGCCAACGCCCGGGCGCTGGCGGGGGCGCTCGAGGAGGAGGGGATGCGCCCGGTCTCGGGCGGCACCGACACCCATCTGGCCCTCGTGGACCTGCGCCCGCTCGGGGTGACGGGGGCCGACGCGGAACGGGCCTGCGCCCGTGCGAAGATCACTCTCAACCGCAACGCGATCCCCTACGATCCGCTGCCTCCGGCGGTGACGTCGGGCGTCCGGCTCGGCACGCCGTGCGTGACCACGCAGGGCATGGGGGTGACGGAGATGAAGGAGATCGCGTCGATGGTGGCGCACGCGGTGGGCGATCCGGGTGCGATAACGTCGGTGGCCGAGCGGGTGACGCGGCTCACACGGAGTCATCCGGCGTATCCACGAGGTTAA
- a CDS encoding glycosyltransferase family 4 protein — MREYTLIALVAAAVTYLLVPLVRVFALRIGAAPEIRERDVHTVRTPRLGGLAMYAGMLAGLFVASRLDHIGATLADPTVGEGQTVIALALAGGVIVLTGFLDDWWGMDALVKLGGQIAAAGLLVAFKLTLLWVPLPNGNTVSLDSTLQTVITILVVVVAINAVNFVDGLDGLAAGIVGIAAMATFVWTIALTDSLEQGRLSVTAAITAILIGMCLGFLPHNFHPSKIFMGDTGAMLIGLVLATSVVTVTGTVDYRGASEDINRFPVVLPILLPLAVMVLPLADLVMAVVRRTSRGKSPLAPDRGHLHHRLLQIGHSHRRTVLIMYAWSFLFAATVVGFSVGGVPLIVFPLVVLFAIVVLLLMGLPRWRSGRGKGGAHSSRRGPGPGSGPAPADPPVAEGTSRATAATG; from the coding sequence GTGCGCGAATACACACTCATAGCGCTGGTGGCGGCGGCGGTCACTTACCTGCTGGTCCCCCTGGTCAGGGTGTTCGCGCTCCGCATCGGCGCCGCGCCGGAGATCCGCGAGCGCGACGTGCACACCGTCCGGACCCCGCGCCTCGGCGGCCTGGCGATGTACGCCGGCATGCTGGCCGGGCTCTTCGTCGCGAGCCGCCTGGACCATATCGGGGCCACTCTGGCCGACCCCACGGTGGGTGAGGGCCAGACCGTCATCGCGCTGGCCCTCGCGGGCGGCGTCATCGTGCTCACCGGCTTCCTCGACGACTGGTGGGGCATGGACGCCCTGGTCAAACTGGGCGGGCAGATCGCCGCCGCCGGTCTGCTGGTGGCGTTCAAGCTGACGCTCCTGTGGGTGCCGCTGCCCAACGGCAACACCGTGAGCCTCGACAGCACGCTGCAGACCGTCATCACGATCCTCGTCGTGGTGGTCGCCATCAACGCCGTGAACTTCGTGGACGGCCTGGACGGCCTCGCGGCGGGCATCGTCGGCATCGCCGCGATGGCGACGTTCGTGTGGACGATCGCGCTGACCGACAGCCTGGAACAGGGCCGGCTGAGCGTCACGGCGGCGATCACGGCGATCCTCATCGGCATGTGCCTGGGCTTCCTGCCGCACAACTTCCACCCGTCCAAGATCTTCATGGGCGACACCGGCGCCATGCTCATCGGCCTCGTGCTCGCCACCTCGGTCGTCACGGTGACCGGCACCGTCGACTACCGGGGAGCCTCCGAGGACATCAACCGGTTCCCCGTCGTGCTGCCGATCCTGCTGCCGCTCGCGGTGATGGTGCTCCCGCTGGCCGACCTGGTCATGGCGGTGGTCCGGCGCACCTCGCGCGGCAAGTCGCCGCTCGCGCCCGACCGCGGCCACCTGCACCACCGCCTGCTGCAGATCGGGCACTCCCACCGCCGCACCGTGCTGATCATGTACGCGTGGTCGTTCCTGTTCGCCGCCACGGTCGTCGGCTTCTCGGTGGGCGGCGTGCCGCTGATCGTGTTCCCCCTCGTCGTGTTGTTCGCCATAGTCGTGCTGCTGCTCATGGGCCTGCCGCGGTGGCGGTCGGGGCGCGGCAAAGGAGGGGCGCACTCCTCGCGGCGCGGCCCCGGTCCCGGCTCCGGCCCGGCCCCGGCGGACCCGCCCGTCGCCGAGGGCACCTCGCGCGCCACCGCCGCGACCGGCTGA
- the atpE gene encoding ATP synthase F0 subunit C, whose product MSVLADVTGNLGSIGYGLAAIGPGIGIGIIFGQGVQAIARQPEAYGLIRQNMILGFVFAEALALIGIALAFAFRA is encoded by the coding sequence ATGTCTGTCCTCGCTGACGTGACCGGCAACCTCGGCTCCATCGGCTACGGCCTCGCCGCGATCGGCCCCGGCATCGGCATCGGCATCATCTTCGGCCAGGGCGTGCAGGCCATCGCCCGCCAGCCGGAGGCCTACGGCCTGATCCGCCAGAACATGATCCTGGGCTTCGTGTTCGCCGAGGCGCTCGCCCTCATCGGTATCGCGCTCGCGTTCGCCTTCCGGGCCTGA
- a CDS encoding L-threonylcarbamoyladenylate synthase yields the protein MIRRYDLSNSEERAVGLADAAAAIRAGELVVLPTDTVYGLGADAFTHYSVGKLLETKGRGRDMPVPVLVGTVRAATALIEDLGAYGQDLIDAFWPGPLTLVCKAGRSLTWDLGETKGTVAVRMPLHAVALELLKDTGPMAVSSANISGAPPARTAAEAEAMLGEAVGVYLEAGPLTENVPSTILDLTTPVPRVLRKGAIPVDKLRAIVGYLATDADPEPELENAPADEKAAADEKAATEEKRDKDGSSEKPETAARAQKADGEA from the coding sequence GTGATCCGACGTTATGACCTTTCCAACAGCGAGGAGCGCGCGGTCGGGCTCGCCGACGCGGCCGCCGCGATCCGCGCGGGCGAGCTGGTCGTGCTCCCGACCGACACGGTCTACGGCCTCGGCGCCGACGCCTTCACGCACTACTCCGTGGGCAAACTGCTGGAGACCAAGGGCCGCGGCAGGGACATGCCCGTGCCGGTCCTGGTCGGCACCGTGCGCGCCGCCACCGCCCTGATCGAGGACCTCGGCGCCTACGGGCAGGACCTCATCGACGCCTTCTGGCCCGGCCCGCTCACCCTGGTCTGCAAGGCCGGCCGGTCCCTGACCTGGGACCTCGGCGAGACGAAGGGCACCGTCGCGGTCCGCATGCCGCTGCACGCCGTCGCGCTCGAACTGCTGAAAGACACCGGTCCCATGGCGGTGAGCAGCGCCAACATCTCCGGCGCCCCACCCGCCAGGACCGCGGCCGAGGCCGAGGCGATGCTCGGGGAGGCGGTCGGCGTCTACCTGGAGGCCGGGCCCCTCACGGAGAACGTCCCCTCCACGATCCTCGACCTCACCACGCCGGTGCCCCGCGTGCTGCGCAAGGGCGCGATCCCGGTCGACAAGCTGCGGGCGATCGTCGGCTACCTCGCCACCGACGCCGACCCGGAGCCCGAGCTCGAGAACGCCCCGGCGGACGAGAAGGCCGCGGCCGACGAGAAGGCCGCGACCGAGGAGAAGCGGGACAAGGACGGAAGCTCCGAGAAGCCGGAGACGGCCGCGCGCGCTCAGAAGGCGGACGGCGAGGCCTGA
- a CDS encoding F0F1 ATP synthase subunit B — MYLVAAEEAPNPLLPGVAEMVVGGFAFLLVLFFVGRLLVPRLQKTLEMRADAIEGGLKRAEEAQAAAQRTLEEYRAKLDEARHDAARLREEAREQAAQIKAELREEAQAEARRLIESAHAQIEADRRQAFAQLQAELGRLATDLAGRIVGESLEDEARQSRVVDRFLTELESADGAAVR, encoded by the coding sequence GTGTATCTGGTAGCGGCAGAAGAAGCTCCCAACCCTCTCCTGCCCGGCGTGGCGGAGATGGTGGTCGGCGGGTTCGCGTTCCTGCTGGTCCTGTTCTTCGTCGGCCGTCTCTTGGTGCCCCGCCTCCAGAAGACCCTGGAGATGCGGGCCGACGCCATCGAGGGCGGTCTCAAGCGGGCCGAGGAGGCACAGGCCGCGGCCCAGCGCACGCTGGAGGAGTACCGCGCCAAGCTCGACGAGGCCCGCCACGACGCGGCCCGGCTGCGGGAAGAGGCCCGCGAGCAGGCCGCGCAGATCAAGGCGGAGCTGCGCGAGGAGGCCCAGGCCGAGGCCCGGCGCCTGATCGAGTCCGCGCACGCGCAGATCGAGGCCGACCGCCGGCAGGCGTTCGCCCAGCTGCAGGCCGAGCTCGGCCGTCTGGCCACCGATCTGGCCGGCCGCATCGTCGGCGAGTCCCTCGAGGACGAGGCGCGTCAGAGCCGGGTCGTGGACCGCTTCCTCACGGAGCTGGAGTCCGCGGACGGGGCGGCGGTGCGCTGA